A window from Manduca sexta isolate Smith_Timp_Sample1 chromosome 24, JHU_Msex_v1.0, whole genome shotgun sequence encodes these proteins:
- the LOC115449737 gene encoding 3-oxoacyl-[acyl-carrier-protein] reductase FabG, giving the protein METTFDNKIVLVTGASSGIGEAIALLFAKCGAKLSLVGRNEKNLQDVAARCAAEKGIQPFIIVADLSTDEGCEKTAKDTLAHYGRLDVLVNNAGISARTCIQVTDMKIFDDVFNTDVRGVYNLTRLLVPALIESKGNIVNISSISGTVVVVGSLPYGMAKAALDHFTRLVALELAPKGVRVNAVSPGLTVSNIVKRITGYTEEEYQNWLKKGEKTVPMGEVCVGEDIAKMVVHLASDHSRLVTGAIVQVDGGLQFCGGLNIYSEQIK; this is encoded by the exons atggaaacaacatttgataataaaatagtattggTGACAGGTGCCAGTTCGGGTATCGGCGAGGCCATAGCATTGTTGTTTGCAAAATGTGGTGCTAAATTATCACTTGTGGGCAGAAATGAAAAGAATTTGCAAGATGTGGCCGCCCGGTGTGCCGCGGAGAAAGGAATTCAACCGTTTATTATTGTCGCTGATCTTTCTACCGACGAGGGATGTGAAAAGACCGCTAAAGACACGTTGGCTCATTATGGAAg GTTGGATGTACTGGTCAATAATGCTGGGATCAGCGCCAGGACCTGTATCCAAGTCACCGACATGAAGATCTTCGACGATGTGTTCAATACGGACGTGAGAGGAGTCTACAACTTGACGAGGCTGCTGGTGCCGGCCCTCATAGAGTCCAAGGGCAATATTGTCAACATCTCCAGCATATCTGGAACTGTTGTTGTGGTTGGCAGCCTGCCGTACGGTATGGCGAAG GCTGCGTTGGATCATTTCACCCGCTTGGTGGCTCTGGAGCTCGCTCCTAAAGGAGTCAGGGTGAACGCAGTCAGTCCTGGGTTAACT GTGTCCAACATCGTAAAGCGCATAACTGGTTACACAGAAGAAGAGTACCAGAATTGGCTAAAGAAGGGTGAGAAGACGGTGCCTATGGGGGAGGTGTGTGTGGGCGAAGATATCGCCAAAATGGTGGTCCACCTGGCCAGCGACCACAGCCGCCTCGTCACCGGCGCCATCGTGCAAGTCGACGGCGGACTGCAGTTCTGCGGCGGCCTAAATATATActctgaacaaataaaataa
- the LOC115449734 gene encoding uncharacterized protein LOC115449734 — MCMECEAYTENGHGSGKLRQEGVRPQHCKQESGTGGVSEVRLGFPCGVGRGPARRQMYLSVAAADVTPAAPAALLDDASTELPFMSNMDEISYWIYTKRAPCLMNYDNLIKKQYEEAHSSKSKPKSVHEVPSPKKKKKRKLSILDDESVCADKQQNVYFDVSQRNNKKMIISSKSDSHGSDIDFNIKNSSIQGKPKRSKLQRSSRTTLHKKNKIITSTPKVTSLRRSLRQAQQTLNNSHLNMSFMFGSGVVNGSNVKNNVSLEETAADKQKLENLAGGDQCTDKKNATNDKVKPNGVNGQFEDLSDMSGFTANYIRSTKVQSKKTPRKLRCKSARNLVKDSKPNTSKESTTVMCVNKSVNTPQQKATVLNCSTDSSQNVINLVTTKDNDKPTKVNKSTSLLKFMDTKSKSKESVSKPKNNVNLNISFQSSTSRYPKRTKTTKTVTNAQTNNNERKVSKNSSEFDNSDRKENPDDKIVSRTRSGRTLGLTLRQPENTVLVLSNSTEQVSSMVSMNVASPRAGRERVKRKKRVLNRTVRTRRSGQLAQKDSTRDKSGFAACFSDSDNDSEPLQRKFFCT, encoded by the exons AT GTGTATGGAATGTGAGGCGTATACAGAAAATGGACATGGTAGCGGCAAGTTGCGGCAAGAAGGAGTCCGGCCGCAACACTGTAAGCAAGAGTCAGGGACCGGCGGCGTTAGCGAGGTGCGCCTGGGCTTCCCGTGCGGCGTGGGGCGCGGGCCTGCCCGCCGGCAGATGTATCTCAGCGTGGCGGCGGCCGACGTcacgcccgccgcgcccgctgCGCTCCTCGACGATGCTTCCACTGAGCTTCCCTTTATGAGCAACATGGATGAGATATCCTATTGGATTTACACCAAGCGGGCTCCTTGCCTCATGAACTATGACAATCTCATCAAGAAACAGTATGAGGAAGCGCACAGCTCCAAATCGAAGCCGAAAAGTGTTCACGAGGTGCCTTCACccaaaaagaagaagaaaagaaaaCTATCCATCCTCGATGATGAATCAGTGTGTGCTGACAAACAGCAAAATGTTTACTTTGATGTTTCACAAAGgaataataagaaaatgatCATAAGTAGTAAGTCTGATTCTCACGGTTCGGACattgatttcaatattaaaaactcaTCAATACAAGGCAAACCAAAGAGGTCTAAATTACAGAGGAGCAGTCGCACCACTCTGCacaagaaaaacaaaatcatcACATCCACACCAAAAGTGACATCACTGAGAAGGAGCCTGCGGCAGGCTCAGCAGACACTAAACAATAGTCACTTAAATATGTCATTTATGTTTGGATCTGGAGTTGTAAATGGCAGTAATGTCAAAAACAATGTTTCTTTAGAAGAGACTGCTGCAGATAAACAAAAATTAGAAAACCTTGCAGGTGGAGATCAGTGCACTGACAAGAAAAATGCTACTAATGATAAAGTTAAGCCTAATGGGGTGAATGGACAATTTGAAGACCTGAGTGACATGTCTGGCTTCACTGCAAACTACATACGGTCTACTAAAGTGCAATCTAAGAAGACACCAAGGAAACTGAGGTGTAAGTCTGCTAGAAACCTTGTAAAGGACTCTAAACCCAACACATCTAAAGAGAGCACCACTGTTATGTGTGTCAACAAATCAGTGAACACCCCACAACAAAAAGCTACAGTTTTGAACTGCAGCACTGATTCATCACAAAATGTTATCAACTTAGTCACCACTAAGGACAATGACAAACCAACAAAAGTTAACAAAAGCACATCTTTACTGAAATTCATGGACACAAAGTCCAAGAGTAAAGAAAGCGTAAGTAAACCAAAAAACAATGTCAACCTAAACATCTCATTCCAGTCTAGCACTTCAAGGTATCCTAAAAGAACGAAAACGACAAAAACTGTAACCAATGCACAGACTAATAACAATGAGAGGAAAGTTAGCAAAAATTCTAGTGAATTTGACAATTCAGACAGGAAGGAAAACCCAGATGACAAAATAGTGTCTAGGACACGGAGCGGAAGGACTCTTGGGCTGACTTTGAGACAGCCCGAAAACACTGTACTTGTGCTTAGCAATTCTACTGAGCAAGTCAGTTCCATGGTGAGCATGAATGTAGCCAGCCCCCGAGCAGGGAGAGAACGGGTGAAAAGGAAGAAGCGTGTGTTAAACAGAACTGTACGCACAAGAAGGAGTGGGCAGTTGGCTCAAAAAGACTCTACGCGAGATAAAAGTGGTTTCGCGGCGTGTTTTTCGGACAGTGACAATGACAGTGAGCCTCTCCAGAGGAAGTTTTTCTGCACATGA